Sequence from the Phoenix dactylifera cultivar Barhee BC4 unplaced genomic scaffold, palm_55x_up_171113_PBpolish2nd_filt_p 000488F, whole genome shotgun sequence genome:
GTCAAACCTTTACAGCGATCGTGCTCATTAGAAAAGGATCGGGCTAAGCCGGTTTGTTATACCTTGAGGATGAGATCGCTGCAGACTTGTACGTAGAGAGCGAATCATTTTTTTAGGACAGTGTATATCACGCACCTCGATCCAGGCAAGCTCTTTTTAATCTTATGATTTTATTCTAGTAGATTATTcctttataaaatttttataaaataaagatattgCAGTTTTTAGGCAAAAAATTTCCAACAGGTAGATCCCAATCTCGTGGAGCTTGGGGAGGATATAGGGAAGAGTTATAAGGGGAACCAGAGGCTCGTTCCAAGAAATTATGTTTCCACATGTCAAATAAAGATTTTCATGAGTTTCTGGCTTAGTACCGAAAACTTAAATTTTGGTGTTGCATCTTCTCCAAATTCCTTTTGCTACTAGATTTTATCTACCCCTTTTCTGATTATCTTTCATTGTTATCATTATCAATCCATTTTAAACTTAATTCAAGCCCCAATAGTAATTACTTTTATCCTTTTTCCACTCTATGTTACATTGTCTTACCTTAATTATTTACATGGAGAACCACTATAGATGgtagacattaaaagaaatcgCACCTTCACATAGATAAATGGTAGACATTAAGCCTCACATTAGAAAATAATGGAGAAATAATATATTGATGAATTCTTCTCAAAAAACAATATATTGATGAATGCTACTGCTACTACATGTTAAAAAATAGTCCTTCTGTggacaattaattattaaacgAGTTGCTATACGGAGCAAACAAGCTCTGCTAGTCGACTCTGTACATGATTCGAGGAGAGAAAATAAATATGTCAAACTTCGAAGATTCGTAGGACGAATCAAACATCCTAAATATACTATATATTTATCTGTTAGTTCTTAGtttcggaaaaaaaaagaaaaaaatagaactaGTACCGCGGAGCATGGAGACAATGGGGAAGCTACTCTCGTGACTTCCTAACCATCCAAAGCCACCATCACAGAATAAGATACAACCAATGCTGTCAATCAAGACGGTGGAGAAGATATTCAACTTCAACAAGCTTGGTCAGAGGTATAACCCAATCTCCATAAAGATGATAGGCTATTGAGGGATCAACCTTATAGTTGGTCCGGTTACTGTTACTGTCACCTGTATCATTCTCATCCAAGGTTATGTCTTGCCCAAACACCATGGCCTTCTTTTTCACTCTTCTCTTCACCAATTCTTCTTGACTTTCAGATGTCAATAGTTTCATCAAAGCATCCTTATCCTGAATAAAAGGGATATATAATAATTATCAAACTTGGGGAAAGTTCATAGAGGGTGATGAAGTTAGCACATTAAGCTAGATGGAGTAGTATGAGAAATGTAAGGGTGAAGGAAGACCTGAGCACGAATTGCAGGATTATAGTCTTGCGGGGCATCTCTGTACTTCGCTTCTGCTACAAATCTTCCGTAGTGGATTCTTCTTGAGAGGGCCTGAGAAAAATAGAATGCTATTCAGAATCAGCATTTAGTTATGAGGACAATGATATCAGACTTAACAATTGTTACCTGCAAACATACAAGATCTGATGCTGCTGTTAGTGCATAGTTACCATCATTTCCCCTTGTGGTGAACAGTGATAACAAGTCATTAAAATACATAGTCCAAATGGTCTTGGTCACATTAACAGATGCTGCTGCTGGATACAACACCTGCACTTGGAATAGAATTGAGAACATTAGAAGTATAAATGCTGAAAATGTGGAGCGAAATGTTGGAGTGGGTCAATTACCTGTGGGAACTTGTAAGGAGGTGCTAAAGTCGACAATGGTAAATTATTGGGGAAGAAGGGGATCTCCTCTGGGTTTTGATATCGTCCAGCCTATAAAATGTTGTTAgatcatataactcttcatgtAATGAAAAATACTGCAATAAATAAGGATATAGAGCTGTCCCAAGATTGATATGGAGAATAAAGAGACATGACACTAATTATTTCTGCTGAACTTTGTCGTTGGCCTTGAGTATTGGATGCAACGATGCTCAATTTTTACAACCTACTAGTTTGCTATGGATGGAATTAAACCAATGCAAGTAACACGCAAGTCATTGCATGAATGTGCAATCATCACAGTTAAAATGATTTTGCACAAGATGCCATTTATATGTTAAAAGTAAGTGAGGTACCCAATTCATAaaatacaaaaggaaaataacgTAATTATATCCTACGCCTAGTGTACCAGCTCAATGGTACATCGGGATAATTATTTTCTACCATGTATCCCTCCCTCCTCTCATCAATATAGAAGAGAACTATAAGAAAAaacaagggaaagaaaaaaaaaaaacgagcaATCCCTAATTTCCACTCCCATCCATTGCACTAACCTTTCCCTCCTCCCACCAGTCATCTTTGAGTCCTCACCGCTGGAGCTGGCCACatatttcaaggtcaataccCTACTCTTTCTGAAGCAATCCTTCATCAAGACCACTGCCCTCTCCTCCTGGAGCTTTGGCAATTCCTCCCCCAAGGGCACCATCACTAACATCAATCTTGCTCGCATGGGCCTCTCCGGTTATTCCTTTTATTGAGGTACTTAGACAAACATAAATGCTTGTGAGAAGGATGGAGGGTGGAGCGGTCGACAGTTGGCGCTCAAGAGAGGGGGTGGCTAGGGTTCCGTTCGCTCGATAGAAGAGGTGGAAAgctcattttccttttttttctgatgCTAAAGTAGCCAGACAGACGCATGGTGGAAAAGAATTGGCCTAGCGTACTGTTGAGCTAGTACATCGGgcgtaggatataatttctcgaCAAAAGTGACGAGAACAACTTTTATTTGGAAGATACAATAAAATACCAACAACTGCACCCaacaatcaaaatattttcgAGGATATATACTATACCAAACCATAATCTAATTATATTGTtgatatgcttttttttttttttgaaataatcaATCGTACTGTACACATCATTTGTACACTCTCCCAAATAAATCCCTACTGGAAGAAAATATTTTCCACAAACGTCTTAAGCGGGGAAGAAGTCTCTATACGATACCAACTTCATAAATGTAGGAACTACTCCTGATGTAACTCGGATACCATACAGTAATTAGATTAGTTTTTGACACAAATAAGTAAGATAAAGCAATTCAGTTGGCGTTTGACAAACATAAGTCAAACCGGAGCTATTGATTACAGTACCCgattcacaaaataacaaacaaAAGTGAGCAGAACAACTTTCATTGGGAGTCGCAGCCATAAAACTCGGAAATATCAACCAAAATTCATagcacaaaagaagacaaagtgagaatgagagaagagaaaaaagatcGCACCTTGGCCTGAACAGCCTGTGTCTCCCTGACAAAGATTTCGACGAGTGAGAACTTCCCATGGAGATAGGAGGGATCGTAAGTCGGGGAATTGTATGGGTATTTGGCCCTCTCAATGAGGCTGAACACAATCGTGTCCTCCTCCCTGGTGAGGAAATCTCTCACCGAGTCGAGCGTCAGTCCTTTCAGTGAATCCTGGAGACGCCGACAATggcagaaagaagagaagatgaGCACACCGTAAGCAAAGGAGAGGAAACGAGGAAACATAGAGGACGGAGTAGTAGGAGAAGAAGCCATTGCCAGAGAGAGAAAATGAAGAAACCTGGAGGAGTAGAAGCTATTGCGGACCGAGGGGTGTCTTTTAAGCTTCTTGGGGCTTTGAAAGTCCACTCCGAAAGCGAAAGGCATCCGCTGCCGGCGGAGGCTCGCATTCTTGGAAGGTCAGCTTGCATGCTTtccgttgatttttttttggtctttgTGGTTGGAAGTGATTGTTTGTTCGGTTAGTTTTAAATTCTGCCGAACGTTAACAgttgaggaaggaggaggagaagcaaaGTCAGCGAATGAAGCCGGATCTCGTTCTCTGGTGCATGCACCAACCAACTTCGCCGCCTGCGGCCGCCTTCTTCAGGACTTTTAATGGAGAACTTGTTAGATGGGCCAGATGGACCAGTTCAATCGTTTCTCGCCGCTTTactttactttatttttttttttaaggctggtcctttaatacataaatattataaaaaaatagtcAACTTTTTATTGATTAACTTACTTACATTGTTATGCTACTTTACGATTGCTAAGTAATTTTTTCATGAATATGGAAAAACCCTTACCCATCTAAAACATGGATAAATTATTTTCCCATCAattgataaaataatatttttattttgtttctaaaataatatataatatatgttataacatattacaaaatatataatatgatataatataatatatgattACTATTATGTATAATAAGATTTATATAATAAAGATATTATAGAAAATATGGATAAATTTTAGCAACTTATTCAAAAAAGTAGTaatgcaaaagaaattttgaagaAACTTTCTAATGCATAAAAAAACCTacataaattaaatttttgtcTAAATATTGTCTCAAAAAtatttatctaaaaaaaataattttttagataAATTTTTTATCTCCTAAAGAACAGGCCTTTAGGGTGTCATCTTGTCGGCCATTCACATGCACATCAGACAAGGACATTACTTAAATGGGCTGTGTTATTaatgattgaaagaaaaaaatgattttcactccaaaaaaaaaaaacttgcaagGGGATTAATGAACAAGTTCCAGTCTCATCAAGACTGTTGATAGATTAATTAGACATATAACATGGAGCATGTTCAAAtaaaacatatgcattctagCCCGATTGAATGGTCaaaagcttaaaaaaaaaaatttccacctaccaacaACCAAGGGTTGTCGGACTTATCTTAATATTAATCATCTCCAGCGTTttattatgaaatttatgttgCTATTCTTCTTGACTAATAATTTCCTAAGgaattataatatttaataCACAAAGTTGAGAAAAAACCCTGCACACGTGCAAAATGAT
This genomic interval carries:
- the LOC120106198 gene encoding chorismate mutase 2-like, yielding MASSPTTPSSMFPRFLSFAYGVLIFSSFCHCRRLQDSLKGLTLDSVRDFLTREEDTIVFSLIERAKYPYNSPTYDPSYLHGKFSLVEIFVRETQAVQAKAGRYQNPEEIPFFPNNLPLSTLAPPYKFPQVLYPAAASVNVTKTIWTMYFNDLLSLFTTRGNDGNYALTAASDLVCLQALSRRIHYGRFVAEAKYRDAPQDYNPAIRAQDKDALMKLLTSESQEELVKRRVKKKAMVFGQDITLDENDTGDSNSNRTNYKVDPSIAYHLYGDWVIPLTKLVEVEYLLHRLD